Proteins encoded by one window of Misgurnus anguillicaudatus chromosome 4, ASM2758022v2, whole genome shotgun sequence:
- the kif20bb gene encoding kinesin-like protein KIF20B isoform X2: MESCLNYKPERVGSVTVEDLRKDLFAEFSKLSRDSVSMEKEHLQVYLRVRPFTAAEKAEGESQACISIEPPDTVILKAPRASMTARQSERLGPQLEQRFQFSHVYGPETTQRQMFEGTTKSLVKEVLHGGNSLIFTYGVTNAGKTFTFLGPESDGGILPRSLNVIFNSIDGRIYSQNNIKPHRCVDFTRLTKEQQDEEATNKRNLLRRCKDGDSQKSLSSTSSCSSFECSTSSNMDEDSLCLDESSYVKFSVWVSFCEIYNENIHDLLDLVSNGSHKRNVLRLAQDIKGNAFVKDLKWVQVNSAEEAFKVMKIGRKNQSCSSTKLNNISSRSHSIFSIRILRIEDVGVPRVQTISELSLCDLAGSERCAKTQNRGDRLKEAGNINTSLLTLGKCINALRLNQTQSKFHQHIPFRESKLTHYLQGFFCGRGKACMIININQCASMFDETLNVLKFSAVAQKVVVLNPKPAPTIIAKRSARDVSMMINNADQKNWTRRSSLMAWEMSLEDVQEDENYDDDVDDDHMGEEEVESDDESMEEQTVLEAEDSQELQELQMEIEELKEKLSKEESEKLTMESQIREEVTAEFMELFSNMEKDYNERLQREKEIVEERAERRLEILKNLVNRSIGEITADSSEENAAKVAEIKHLDSMIEAMRDDLIKIKGDAEAVQMCLTNVPDPHETVNHLRSQLEDITEQLHKSQQQLCLKTKEFEAMCAQTRESNDQLLEAKMNYENQKVRCQELMSICQEKDDMISKLQTALDENVEAATKDRTLINTIKEEILHLKNNCKCMPNQDGAPREEEIRAQEIQQLMQELKMKDDQLNELKREQCALEKKVNDLSNKLAERTRANETTVFSLVMERAEVTKVTNENKAIANELHVLQETANDMSSKLKTTQMELNSQTKVTNELSEELDAANALIKQHQEESHSQSKTIESLMTELDRLRLELGANQLSRDETETLHHKCEKMEESSREKNRQIADLKQEVSDTKVKMCQLEELCCQLRIERDAQVQEHKNLLSHYEAQKLNMAGIRGNSELLEQLKTLKQQQGMLEKLEQGSRDDCWKTLLEQLMRILSELNQNDEVLNMARAIVEQDLSEAREDTEQRMNEMEKSLANKDKELENKAQELLRSREIVNDGLNKMKTMSCDLQQLEKERSDMRHKLCETTAQVKQLQEQISRLSEENGSFQQRLCKAEEMRDQALHSLRCKEQSIDPLQTAQPIHFKENVQLCQTTCQDLSSDQKLTEATHVKFNKEHAQINQDEMLEAGMDGAESRTEDHVNSHEMLCFGSAGEPQQRSTKSNEPSDDNQERLREKDSDRAAGEEEILQQQPAESQDVISELLNEKDDPATSLKSETQEDNSFKQPSGVKIANEGDSYCATQEVALLDASVLSTKSLRDKRFPKPELEISFTPLKPDRINVRKPGEEESVTIKLRRTARKRKSPEMEKAVESENRKNRRLRVNKENIQSVETPKVQRKIASRDSPASLKGKKDGALQKIGDFIQSSPTLFGSKAKKIMSMVKSPEPLNPSENNKPKRSKRKLFKTHVSSPFDIPSHPIGGCEDDKESDHLIIKRKLRTRTAKR; the protein is encoded by the exons ATGGAGTCGTGTTTAAATTACAAACCCGAGCGAGTTGGGTCAGTGACGGTTGAAGACCTGAGGAAAGATCTGTTTGCGGAGTTCTCCAAATTATCAAGG GACTCTGTATCAATGGAGAAAGAACATCTGCAGGTTTATCTGCGTGTCCGTCCGTTCACTGCTGCGGAGAAAGCAGAAGGCGAATCGCAG GCGTGCATCTCAATTGAGCCACCGGATACTGTGATCCTGAAGGCACCAAGAGCATCTATGACAGCCAGACAAAGTGAAAGACTCGGACCACAGCTTGAACAACGGTTTCAGTTCTCACAT gTGTATGGTCCAGAAACAACTCAAAGACAGATGTTTGAAGGAACAACAAAGAGTCTTGTGAAAGAAGTCTTGCACGGAGGGAATTCCTTAATCTTTACTTATGGAGTTACTAATGCTGGAAAGACATTTACATTTCTCG GTCCTGAATCAGATGGTGGAATTCTGCCGAGGTCCCTCAATGTGATTTTTAACAGCATAGATGGCAGAATTTATTCTCAAAATAACATCAAGCCTCATCGATGTGTTGACTTTACAAGACTCACTAAAGAGCAGCAGGATGAGGAAGCTACAAATAAGAGAAACCTTCTTCGTCGATGTAAAgat GGCGACTCACAGAAATCCCTGTCCAGTACCTCCAGTTGTTCATCATTTGAAT gctCCACCTCCAGTAACATGGATGAGGACAGCTTGTGTTTGGATGAGAGTTCTTATGTTAAATTCTCAGTCTGGGTCTCTTTTTGTGAAATCTACAATGAAAACATCCATGACCTGCTTGATCTAGTTTCAAATGGCTCTCACAAGAGAAATGTTCTGCGACTAGCCCAAGATATTAAAGGAAATGCTTTTGTCAAAG ATCTGAAATGGGTCCAAGTGAATAGTGCTGAAGAGGCATTCAAAGTAATGAAAATAGGAAGGAAAAATCAAAGTTGTTCATCCACTAAGCTCAACAACATCTCTAGCAGAAG cCATAGTATATTTTCCATCCGAATCTTGCGGATTGAAGATGTGGGTGTTCCTCGAGTTCAGACAATAAGCGA gttGTCTTTATGTGATTTGGCTGGATCTGAGCGATGTGCAAAGACTCAGAACAGAGGAGACAGATTAAAAGAAGCTGGAAACATCAACACTTCCTTGTTAACTCTAGGAAAATGCATCAATGCTCTGAGGCTCAATCAAACTCAGTCAAA GTTTCATCAGCACATCCCTTTCAGAGAGAGTAAGCTGACACATTATTTGCAGGGTTTCTTCTGTGGCCGCGGAAAAGCCTGCATGATCATCAACATAAACCAGTGTGCCTCGATGTTCGATGAAACCCTTAATGTCCTCAAATTTTCAGCAGTTGCTCAGAAG GTGGTGGTCCTCAATCCAAAACCAGCTCCTACCATCATTGCTAAGAGATCTGCAAGGGATGTGTCCATGATGATCAATAATGCTGACCAGAAGAACTGGACTAGGAGAAGTTCACTAATGGCCTGGGAGATGAGCCTAGAGGATGTGCAAGAAGATGAAAattatgatgatgatgttgATGATGATCACATGGGTGAGGAAGAAGTAGAGAGTGATGATGAGAGCATGGAAGAACAAACTGTGCTAGAAGCTGAAGATAGTCAAGAGCTGCAGGAG CTTCAGATGGAAATCGAAGAGCTCAAAGAGAAGCTGTCTAAAGAAGAATCTGAAAAATTGACCATGGAATCTCAAATTCGTGAGGAGGTCACCGCAGAGTTCATGGAGCTGTTCTCTAACATGGAAAAAGATTACAA TGAACGTCTCCAAAGAGAGAAGGAAATTGTTGAGGAAAGAGCAGAGAGGAGGCTGGAGATACTCAAGAATCTGGTCAACAGAAGCATCGGGGAAATAACCGCCGACAGCTCCGAAGAGAACGCTGCAAAG GTGGCTGAGATTAAGCATTTGGACAGCATGATTGAGGCAATGCGAGATGATCTGATTAAGATAAAGGGAGATGCAGAGGCAGTGCAGATGTGCCTGACAAACGTCCCTGACCCGCATGAAACAGTCAATCATCTGAGATCACAGCTGGAAGATATTACAGAGCAGCTTCACAAAAGCCAACAACAACTCTGTCTTAAAACGAAGG AGTTTGAAGCAATGTGTGCTCAGACACGAGAATCAAATGACCAACTTCTGGAGGCAAAAATG AATTATGAAAATCAAAAAGTGAGATGTCAGGAACTCATGTCAATCTGTCAGGAGAAAGATGACATGATCTCCAAGTTACAGACTGCCCTGGACGAAAATGTTGAGGCAGCTACTAAAGAT AGGACCTTAATTAACACTATCAAAGAAGAAATCCTTCATCTCAAAAACAACTGTAAGTGTATGCCAAATCAAGATGGCGCTCCTAGAGAGGAGGAAATAAGAGCCCAGGAAATTCAACAGCTCATGCAAGAGCTGAAAATGAAAGATGACCAGCTGAATGAACTAAAACGTGAGCAATGTGCACTGGAGAAGAAGGTGAATGATCTTTCTAATAAATTGGCAGAGCGTACGCGTGCAAACGAAACCACTGTTTTCTCGCTGGTGATGGAGAGAGCAGAGGTCACCAAAGTCACAAATGAAAACAAGGCCATTGCCAATGAGTTGCATGTGCTTCAGGAAACAGCCAATGACATGAGTTCAAAGCTTAAAACTACTCAGATGGAGCTGAACAGTCAGACGAAGGTGACCAATGAGCTTTCAGAAGAACTTGATGCAGCTAATGCTCTGATAAAGCAACATCAGGAAGAGTCTCACAGTCAGTCCAAAACCATCGAATCCTTGATGACAGAGCTAGACCGGTTACGTCTGGAACTCGGTGCCAACCAGTTATCACGTGACGAAACCGAAACTCTTCATCATAAATGTGAGAAGATGGAGGAGTCATCTCGGGAGAAGAATAGACAAATCGCTGACCTTAAGCAGGAGGTGAGCGACACCAAAGTAAAAATGTGCCAGCTGGAGGAACTTTGCTGCCAGCTTAGAATTGAGCGTGATGCCCAGGTGCAGGAACACAAGAACCTACTGAGCCATTATGAAGCCCAGAAGCTCAACATGGCTGGAATAAGGGGCAACTCTGAGCTGTTGGAACAGCTGAAGACTTTGAAACAACAACAGGGGATGCTGGAAAAACTGGAGCAGGGCTCCAGAGATGATTGCTGGAAAACTCTGCTAGAACAACTCATGCGAATACTCAGCGAACTAAACCAGAACGATGAGGTTTTAAACATGGCGAGAGCAATTGTAGAGCAGGACCTTTCTGAAGCCAGAGAGGACACAGAGCAGAGGATGAATGAGATGGAGAAGAGTCTGGCTAACAAAGACAAAGAACTGGAGAATAAAGCCCAAGAGCTTTTAAG gtcGAGAGAAATCGTGAATGATGGACTCAATAAAATGAAGACCATGAGTTGTGATTTGCAGCAGCTGGAGAAAGAGCGATCAGATATGAGACATAAATTATGTGAGACTACAGCACAGGTTAAACAATTACAGGAACAG aTCTCCAGATTAAGTGAAGAAAACGGATCGTTTCAGCAGAGACTATGTAAAGCAGAGGAGATGAGGGATCAGGCTCTGCACAGTTTGAGATGTAAAGAGCAAAGTATTGATCCACTGCAGACT GCACAACCTATCCATTTCAAAGAAAATGTACAGCTTTGCCAAACAACCTGCCAAG ATCTTTCGTCAGATCAGAAGCTGACTGAGGCGACACATGTAAAGTTTAATAAAGAGCATGCACAGATCAATCAAGATGAAATGCTGGAGGCTGGAATGGATGGGGCTGAATCTAGAACTGAAG ATCATGTAAACTCACATGAGATGCTTTGTTTTGGAAGCGCTGGTGAACCCCAGCAGCGAAGCACAAAG TCTAATGAGCCTTCAGATGATAACCAGGAAAGGTTGCGGGAAAAGGATAGTGACAGAGCCGCAGGGGAAGAG GAAATTTTACAGCAGCAGCCTGCTGAGAGTCAAGATGTCATTTCAGAATTACTAAATGAAAAGGATGATCCGGCTACTTCTCTTAAATCTGAAACTCAGGAAGATAACAGTTTCAAACAGCCTTCAGGTGTGAAGATAGCAAATGAAGGCGACTCTTACTGTGCAACACAAGAG GTGGCACTACTGGACGCTTCTGTTCTCTCCACAAAGAGCCTAAGAGACAAACGCTTCCCTAAACCTGAGCTGGAAATCAGTTTCACCCCACTTAAACCTGATCGAATAAATGTCAGAAAACCTGGAGAAGAAGAATCCGTCACAATTAAACTCAGACGTACAGCCAGAAAGAGAAAGAGCCCAGAAATGGAG AAGGCGGTGGAGTCGGAAAACCGTAAAAACAGACGGCTCAGGGTGAACAAGGAGAACATACAGTCTGTTGAG ACTCCAAAAGTGCAGAGAAAAATAGCGAGTCGAGATTCTCCAGCAAGCCTTAAAGGTAAAAAAGACGGAGCCCTCCAGAAGATCGGTGACTTTATTCAGAGTTCCCCGACTCTCTTTGGGAGCAAAG CCAAGAAGATCATGAGCATGGTTAAATCCCCCGAGCCACTAAATCCATCAGAAAACAACAAACCTAAGAGATCCAAACGAAAGCTCTTCAAGACCCATGTCTCCTCCCCGTTTGACATTCCCTCTCATCCT ATTGGAGGCTGTGAAGATGATAAAGAAAGTGATCATTTGATTATCAAGAGAAAACTAAGAACAAGAACAGCAAAAAGATGA